In Carya illinoinensis cultivar Pawnee chromosome 9, C.illinoinensisPawnee_v1, whole genome shotgun sequence, the following are encoded in one genomic region:
- the LOC122277277 gene encoding patatin-like protein 2 has translation METTNAALQPSTYDGKLITVLSIDGGGIRGVIPGTILTFLESELQKLDGEDARIADYFDVIAGTSTGGLVTAMLTSPNEKNRPLFAAKDIKDFYLNQCPKIFPQNSCPWFPHITKIMKALSGPKYDGKYLHSLVKEKLGSTRLHQTLTNIVIPTFDIKRLQPTVFSSFELKRNPSLDALLSDVCIATSAAPTYLPAHYFQTKDPAGKVREFNLVDGGVAANNPALLAIGEVTKEVTKGNPDFLPMKPMDYGKFLVISLGTGSSKADKNYNAHEAAKWGILSWLTNGGSTPIVDIFTQASADMVDLHLSVVFQALQSEQSYLRIQDDKLTGDVSSVDIATKKNLDDLVKVGEELLKEPVSRVNLETGLFEPSSHETNEEALRRFALELSKQRRLRHAKYPNGHAANSK, from the exons ATGGAAACAACAAATGCTGCCCTGCAGCCTTCAACTTATGATGGAAAGCTAATCACCGTTCTCAGCATTGATGGTGGTGGAATTAGAGGAGTTATCCCAGGAACTATCCTAACCTTTTTAGAATCTGAGCTGCAG AAACTGGACGGTGAAGATGCAAGAATCGCAGATTACTTTGATGTGATTGCAGGGACAAGCACAGGCGGTCTTGTGACTGCCATGCTTACAAGCCCAAATGAAAAGAACCGACCCTTGTTTGCGGCCAAGGATATCAAGGACTTCTACCTAAACCAATGCCCTAAAATATTCCCACAAAACAG TTGTCCATGGTTCCCTCATATTACAAAGATAATGAAAGCTTTATCCGGACCAAAATACGATGGCAAGTATCTACACAGCCTTGTCAAGGAAAAACTTGGAAGCACAAGGTTGCACCAGACATTGACCAATATTGTCATCCCAACATTTGACATCAAGCGGCTCCAGCCAACTGTCTTCTCCAGCTTTGAG TTGAAGAGAAACCCAAGCTTAGATGCCTTACTCTCGGACGTATGCATCGCAACCTCAGCAGCACCAACTTATCTTCCCGCTCATTACTTTCAAACCAAAGATCCCGCAGGAAAAGTTCGAGAATTTAACCTAGTGGACGGTGGCGTTGCTGCAAATAATCCG GCTTTGCTTGCCATCGGTGAAGTAACAAAGGAGGTCACTAAAGGAAATCCAGACTTCCTTCCCATGAAACCGATGGACTATGGAAAGTTTCTGGTAATTTCATTGGGAACTGGATCTTCAAAAGCTGATAAGAATTATAATGCGCATGAGGCAGCTAAGTGGGGCATTTTGAGCTGGCTAACCAATGGTGGTTCCACACCTATTGTCGATATATTTACACAAGCAAGTGCGGATATGGTGGACTTGCACCTTTCCGTTGTTTTCCAAGCCCTTCAGTCAGAGCAAAGCTATCTCCGGATTCag GACGACAAGTTGACTGGGGATGTCTCTTCTGTGGATATAGCCACAAAGAAGAATTTGGATGATCTTGTGAAAGTTGGTGAAGAATTGCTAAAAGAGCCAGTTTCTAGGGTGAATTTGGAAACTGGACTTTTCGAGCCTTCTAGCCATGAGACTAATGAAGAAGCTCTCAGAAG GTTCGCGCTAGAACTATCCAAACAGAGGCGGCTTCGCCATGCTAAGTACCCTAATGGACACGCAGCAAATTCCAAATGA